GGCGCTGGCCTCCCAGCGCTTCTATCAGGAAGCCGAGATTCCAGTGATCAACAACGTGGCCACCGGCACCCTCATCTCCAAGCAGTTCGTGCCGCCGGACAACAAGAACAACTACATCTTCCGCACCTCCGCCAACGACGCCATCCAGAGCGCCATGATCGCCGACGAGGCGGTGAAGCGGCAGGGTTTCAAGAAGCCGGCCATCCTCGCCGACTCGACCAATTACGGCCAGCTCGGCCGCGCCGATCTGGTGAAGGCCCTCGCCACCATGGGCGTGAAGCCGGTTGCCGAAGAAAAGTTCAACATCGGCGACACCGACATGACCGCGCAGCTGCTGCGCGCCAAGGAGGCCGGCGCCGACGTGGTGCTGACCTACGCCATCGGCCCCGAACTGGCGCAGATCGCCAACGGCATGGCCAAGCTCGGCTGGAAGGTGCCCATGATCGGCTCGTGGACGCTCTCCATGGCCAATTTCATCGACACCGCCGGTGCCAACGGCAACGGCGCGATGATGCCGCAGACCTTCATCCAGCTGCCGGACACCCCCAAGCGCAAGGCCTTCATCGAGGCCTATCAGGCCGCCTACAAGATCGACCGCATGCCCTCGCCGGTCTCCGCCGCGCAGGGCTATGATTCGGTGCTGCTGCTCGCCGCCGCCAT
The nucleotide sequence above comes from Xanthobacter flavus. Encoded proteins:
- a CDS encoding ABC transporter substrate-binding protein, with the protein product MRLRSMVAALAAGVAVFGLAFSGAAYAADPIKIGLTGPFTGGSSSMGVSMRDGVKLAVDEVNKAGGVLGRPLQLVERDDEAKNEVGVQIAQELINKEGVVATLGYINTGVALASQRFYQEAEIPVINNVATGTLISKQFVPPDNKNNYIFRTSANDAIQSAMIADEAVKRQGFKKPAILADSTNYGQLGRADLVKALATMGVKPVAEEKFNIGDTDMTAQLLRAKEAGADVVLTYAIGPELAQIANGMAKLGWKVPMIGSWTLSMANFIDTAGANGNGAMMPQTFIQLPDTPKRKAFIEAYQAAYKIDRMPSPVSAAQGYDSVLLLAAAIKQAGSTDGRKVREALENLSTKVEGVVTVYDKPFSATDHEAITANIPVFGLVKDGRVVAAHPEDIAGDKAVRVKAKN